Proteins encoded within one genomic window of Bacteroides sedimenti:
- a CDS encoding phosphatidylserine decarboxylase family protein: MGRLKKLKKIRIHREGTHILVLGFLALFVINSLVYYYIDCKLPFYILFVGSIALYGLMVNFFRCPIRLFGEDTEKVVVAPADGKIVTIEEVDENEYFHDRRIMVSIFMSIVNVHANWYPVDGTVKKVGHQDGKFMKAWLPKASTDNERSLVVIETPEGVEILVRQVAGAMARRIVTYAQPGEECYIDEHMGFIKFGSRVDVYLPLGTEVFVKMGQLTVGNQTVLAKLK, encoded by the coding sequence ATGGGCCGACTTAAAAAATTAAAGAAAATAAGAATACATCGTGAAGGAACTCATATCTTGGTATTAGGGTTTCTAGCATTATTTGTTATAAATAGCCTTGTTTATTACTATATTGATTGCAAATTACCATTTTATATCTTGTTTGTTGGCAGCATTGCTCTATACGGACTGATGGTGAATTTCTTTCGTTGCCCTATCCGTCTGTTTGGGGAAGACACCGAAAAAGTTGTTGTAGCGCCGGCCGATGGAAAGATTGTTACGATTGAGGAAGTTGATGAAAATGAATATTTTCACGATCGCAGAATTATGGTTTCCATCTTCATGAGTATCGTAAATGTGCATGCCAATTGGTATCCGGTTGATGGAACCGTGAAAAAAGTGGGGCATCAAGACGGAAAGTTCATGAAAGCTTGGCTTCCTAAAGCAAGTACTGATAACGAACGCTCACTAGTGGTTATTGAAACCCCCGAAGGAGTTGAAATTCTGGTAAGACAGGTGGCCGGTGCGATGGCCCGTCGTATTGTTACCTATGCTCAACCAGGTGAAGAGTGTTATATAGATGAGCACATGGGATTCATAAAGTTTGGTTCGCGTGTTGATGTATACCTTCCATTGGGTACAGAGGTCTTTGTCAAAATGGGACAACTGACTGTTGGTAACCAGACTGTTTTGGCAAAACTCAAATAA
- the pssA gene encoding CDP-diacylglycerol--serine O-phosphatidyltransferase produces MANSITRHIPNSVTCLNLFSGCIACVMAFEAEYELAMLFIILSAVFDFFDGMLARTLHAYSKIGKDLDSLADDVSFGVAPSLLVFSLFKEVHYPSFLIGLDAYIPYLAFTISVFSALRLAKFNVDERQTSSFIGLPVPANALFWGSLVVGAHDFLITDNFNAIYLFVLVALFSYLLVSEIPMFSLKFKNLSWKDNKVSFIFLLVTIPMLLLLGIAGFAAVIVWYIVLSVITGFKK; encoded by the coding sequence ATGGCAAATTCAATCACTCGTCATATTCCCAATTCTGTTACTTGTTTAAATCTCTTTTCAGGTTGTATTGCCTGTGTAATGGCGTTTGAAGCAGAATATGAACTGGCGATGCTTTTTATTATTTTAAGTGCGGTTTTTGACTTTTTTGATGGGATGTTGGCACGTACTCTTCATGCTTATTCCAAGATAGGGAAAGATCTTGATTCGCTTGCCGATGATGTAAGTTTTGGAGTTGCTCCTTCATTGTTGGTCTTTTCACTTTTTAAGGAAGTACATTATCCATCCTTCCTGATTGGGCTGGATGCTTACATACCGTATCTGGCTTTCACTATTTCTGTATTTTCGGCACTTCGTCTGGCAAAATTTAATGTTGATGAGCGTCAGACCAGCTCCTTTATCGGACTTCCTGTTCCTGCAAACGCGCTGTTCTGGGGATCGTTGGTAGTAGGGGCACATGATTTTCTTATTACCGATAATTTTAATGCCATTTACCTTTTCGTTTTGGTAGCTCTGTTCTCTTATCTTTTAGTTTCGGAGATTCCGATGTTCTCTTTAAAATTTAAGAACCTTTCCTGGAAAGACAATAAGGTAAGCTTTATATTTCTCCTCGTTACCATTCCGATGCTACTATTACTAGGAATTGCAGGCTTTGCTGCAGTCATTGTATGGTATATAGTTCTGTCGGTAATAACAGGATTTAAGAAGTAA
- a CDS encoding DUF4834 family protein, translating to MGAILGLFFFIIILVLVFGLSIIGGILRMIFGIGRKVTGQSARSDRDENYADNSGSQPKRKKIFDKEDGEYVDFEEVKEEK from the coding sequence ATGGGTGCTATTTTGGGCTTATTCTTTTTTATCATCATTCTTGTATTAGTTTTCGGCTTATCGATTATAGGTGGTATTTTACGAATGATTTTTGGCATTGGGCGTAAAGTGACTGGTCAGTCCGCTCGCTCTGATAGAGATGAAAATTATGCGGATAATTCCGGTAGTCAGCCAAAGCGAAAAAAGATTTTCGATAAGGAAGATGGTGAATATGTTGATTTTGAAGAGGTAAAAGAAGAAAAATAA
- a CDS encoding nucleoside deaminase, with product MLDDTYFMKQALMEAQKAFDKDEVPVGAVVVCKERIIARGYNLTETLNDVTAHAEMQAITAAANVLGGKYLNECTIYVTVEPCVMCAGAIAWAQTGKLVYGADDEKRGYQRYAPTAMHPKTIVKKGVLQEECAALMKLFFKKKR from the coding sequence ATGCTGGATGATACTTATTTCATGAAACAGGCTTTAATGGAGGCTCAAAAGGCTTTCGACAAAGACGAAGTTCCGGTAGGAGCCGTTGTGGTGTGCAAAGAACGAATTATTGCACGTGGATACAATCTGACGGAAACGCTGAATGACGTGACCGCTCATGCGGAAATGCAGGCAATTACCGCTGCCGCAAACGTATTGGGAGGAAAGTACCTGAATGAATGTACCATCTATGTAACTGTGGAACCATGTGTAATGTGTGCCGGAGCCATTGCATGGGCACAAACCGGAAAGCTTGTTTACGGAGCCGATGATGAAAAACGAGGATATCAAAGATACGCACCAACAGCTATGCATCCGAAAACAATTGTGAAAAAGGGAGTTCTGCAGGAAGAATGTGCCGCGCTGATGAAGTTATTCTTTAAGAAAAAGCGCTGA
- a CDS encoding YraN family protein: protein MAEHNILGKAGEEEAVKFLMSHGYTICHRNWRRGRKELDIVAEKEGELIVVEVKTRKDTLFAQPHDAVTPLKVRRIVQATDAYLRFFKLDLPVRFDIITVVGEQNCFTIEHIKEAFYPPVS, encoded by the coding sequence ATGGCGGAACATAATATTTTAGGTAAAGCGGGCGAAGAGGAGGCCGTAAAGTTTCTTATGTCTCATGGTTATACCATTTGTCACCGTAACTGGAGACGAGGTCGCAAAGAATTGGATATTGTGGCTGAGAAAGAAGGCGAGCTGATAGTTGTCGAGGTTAAAACCCGAAAAGATACTTTGTTTGCGCAGCCCCATGATGCGGTTACACCGTTGAAGGTGAGACGAATAGTGCAGGCTACAGATGCTTACCTACGATTCTTTAAACTCGATTTGCCGGTTCGTTTTGATATCATCACTGTGGTAGGCGAACAAAACTGTTTTACTATAGAGCATATTAAAGAGGCATTTTATCCTCCGGTTAGCTGA
- a CDS encoding MmcQ/YjbR family DNA-binding protein: MDIESARDYYLQKKGVTEDFPFDETTLVIRVMNKMFALIDLESSDKITLKCDPDYAIELREQYPGIEGAYHFNKKYWNQVPFDGTVSDSLIKQLIDHSYEEVIKKFTRKLRAEYDALP, encoded by the coding sequence ATGGATATTGAATCAGCCAGAGATTATTACCTGCAGAAGAAAGGGGTGACCGAAGATTTCCCTTTCGATGAGACCACCCTGGTAATCCGGGTAATGAATAAGATGTTTGCGTTAATTGATTTGGAATCATCCGATAAGATTACATTGAAATGTGATCCCGATTATGCAATTGAACTTCGTGAGCAGTATCCGGGTATTGAAGGAGCTTACCATTTTAATAAAAAGTACTGGAATCAGGTTCCTTTCGATGGAACGGTTAGTGATTCTCTTATTAAACAATTGATTGATCATTCGTACGAAGAGGTAATAAAGAAATTCACCCGTAAGCTTCGTGCGGAATATGATGCACTACCTTGA
- a CDS encoding biotin--[acetyl-CoA-carboxylase] ligase yields the protein MKFSIHRLEETNSTNAYIQQLLMHEKLQEFTVVTTAYQTSGKGQRGNSWESEADKNLLFTVLLKPEFVAARSQFLISQITCLSIKETLDNFASGFSIKWPNDIYWKEQKICGILIENDLAGSMLSQSILGIGLNINQERFISNAPNPVSLKNITGENHDCNAVLQDILQRLYSYYDLLRKGETKVISDRYHESLFRKEGFHNYSDKNGRFSARIVRVESDGTLLLFTETGELRSYLFKEVQCVL from the coding sequence ATGAAATTTTCGATACATAGATTAGAAGAGACAAATTCTACAAACGCATATATTCAGCAGCTTCTGATGCATGAAAAGCTGCAAGAATTCACAGTAGTGACAACTGCTTACCAAACCTCGGGTAAAGGGCAACGTGGCAATTCCTGGGAAAGTGAAGCGGATAAGAACCTGCTTTTCACTGTGCTGTTGAAACCTGAATTCGTTGCGGCCCGTTCCCAGTTTCTGATTTCACAGATTACCTGCCTGTCCATAAAGGAAACGCTTGACAACTTTGCTTCCGGATTCAGCATTAAGTGGCCAAACGACATTTACTGGAAAGAACAGAAGATATGCGGCATTCTAATTGAGAACGACCTTGCCGGATCCATGCTCTCGCAAAGTATACTGGGCATTGGACTGAACATTAACCAGGAACGGTTCATAAGTAATGCGCCCAATCCTGTTTCTTTGAAGAATATAACCGGCGAAAATCATGATTGTAATGCTGTTTTGCAGGATATTCTCCAGCGTTTATATTCTTATTATGATTTGTTGCGCAAGGGAGAAACGAAAGTTATTAGCGACCGATATCATGAGTCGTTATTTCGGAAAGAAGGTTTCCATAATTACAGTGACAAGAATGGTAGATTCTCAGCTAGAATTGTGAGAGTTGAGTCCGATGGAACTCTACTGCTTTTTACCGAAACAGGCGAGCTAAGAAGCTATCTTTTTAAAGAGGTGCAGTGTGTATTGTAG